In one window of Candidatus Rokuibacteriota bacterium DNA:
- a CDS encoding DUF898 domain-containing protein — translation MAEPCPKCGYAEAETDTCPRCRVSISKYRLYLESGIYHASLGKGVRVPRTRPAPTSSPSRAQVTLPGAPFRPGGPPTPGPTLPGPGAAGGQVRQLSFHGSGGSLFGIQVVNMLLTVVTLGIYNFWGRVRVRRYLLSETEFEGDRFAYHGTGKELLIGFLKAVAVFGIPVLFLNFLPGLLRGGAAITVVSTLLLYGLILVFIPVAIVGALRYRLSRTSWRGIRLSLRSPTLEFVKLFVIGSVLTVVTLGFYSPFFAARRYGFLVSHAYFGNRKFDFDGQGRDLFRSYLLALLLTLPTFGLCWFWYLAKKQNYLLDHTSLGGARFRAAFTGGGLFLLFLTNMLLVIVTLSLAAAWVVVRTIRFTFEYVTLEGPLDLAAIVQEAQAAPVTGEGLAGFLDTDLDVG, via the coding sequence ATGGCAGAACCGTGTCCAAAGTGCGGGTACGCTGAGGCCGAGACCGACACATGCCCGCGCTGCCGGGTGAGCATCTCGAAGTATCGCCTCTACCTCGAGAGCGGGATCTACCACGCGAGCCTCGGCAAAGGGGTGAGGGTCCCGCGCACGCGTCCCGCCCCGACGTCGAGCCCGTCGCGAGCCCAGGTCACCCTGCCGGGCGCTCCGTTTCGGCCCGGAGGGCCTCCCACCCCCGGACCGACGCTCCCGGGACCCGGAGCGGCCGGGGGCCAGGTCCGCCAGCTCTCGTTCCACGGAAGCGGGGGTTCGCTCTTCGGCATCCAGGTCGTCAACATGCTCCTGACCGTCGTCACCCTCGGGATCTACAACTTCTGGGGACGGGTTCGGGTGCGGCGCTACCTCCTCAGCGAGACCGAGTTCGAGGGAGACCGGTTCGCCTATCACGGCACGGGCAAGGAGCTGCTGATCGGCTTTCTCAAGGCCGTGGCGGTGTTCGGCATCCCCGTGCTTTTCTTGAACTTCCTGCCGGGGCTTCTCCGCGGGGGGGCCGCGATCACGGTCGTGTCAACCCTCCTGCTCTACGGCCTCATCCTGGTCTTCATCCCGGTCGCCATCGTGGGCGCCCTCCGCTACCGCCTGAGCCGGACCTCCTGGCGCGGCATCCGTCTGTCGCTGCGCAGCCCGACCCTGGAGTTCGTCAAGCTCTTCGTCATCGGCTCCGTCCTCACGGTGGTCACGCTCGGTTTCTACTCCCCGTTCTTCGCCGCCAGGCGCTACGGCTTTCTCGTCTCGCACGCGTATTTCGGGAACCGGAAGTTTGACTTCGACGGACAAGGCAGAGACCTGTTCCGTTCCTACCTCCTGGCCCTCCTCCTCACGCTTCCGACATTCGGCCTCTGCTGGTTCTGGTATTTGGCAAAGAAGCAGAACTACCTCCTGGACCACACCTCGTTGGGCGGCGCCCGTTTCCGCGCGGCGTTCACCGGGGGCGGCCTCTTCCTCCTGTTCCTGACAAACATGCTCCTGGTGATCGTGACCCTGAGCCTGGCGGCAGCCTGGGTCGTCGTCCGAACGATCCGCTTCACGTTCGAGTACGTGACCCTGGAGGGCCCCCTGGACCTGGCGGCCATCGTCCAGGAAGCCCAGGCCGCCCCCGTGACCGGCGAAGGGCTCGCCGGCT